The following proteins are co-located in the Acropora palmata chromosome 11, jaAcrPala1.3, whole genome shotgun sequence genome:
- the LOC141859003 gene encoding polycystin family receptor for egg jelly-like, protein MSSSRRRPISTLAHVFITIFLMKDTQQSSVVKTATSAILDITASVSALSSTKVPINTTSNVQNVTPSVAEANSSQAVINTTSAPQHVTPSFSGFNATLASNSVANVINSMRAPTSSVSADNVTHHLTTAVPNMTPSASPIYSVQTTITLAAARYSSQVPITSISLFKSSQVTLTSFASSSYSQLFRSTSSHLLQASASQNTSAHAATSLTSKQSDQSSMTYIHPASTGTTAALHYTIFESTSFSAAPQISPLTSAVQNVTASASAINSSQAVTNTTSTVQNETPSASAINSSQAVTNTTSTVQNVTPSASAINSSQAVTNTTSTVQNVTPSASAINSSQAVTNTTSTVQNVTAPASAINSSQAVTNTTSTVQNVTPSASAINSSQAVTNTTSTVQNVTPSASAINSSQAVTNTTSTVQNVTPSASAINSSQAVTNTTSTVQNVTPSASAINSSQAVTNTTSTVQNVTPSASAINSSQAVTNTTSTVQNVTPSASAINSSQAVTNTTSTVQNVTPSASAINSSQAVTNTTSTVQNVTAPASAINSSQAVTNTTSTVQNVTPSASAINSSQAVTNTTSTVQNVTPSASAINSSQAVTNTTSTFHYVTPTGSAINSTRAVINNTSPFHYVTPSPSAINSSQAVTNTTSTVQNVTPSASAINSSQAVTNTTSTVQNVTPSASAINSSQAVTNTTSTVQNVTPSASAINSSQAVTNTTSTVQNVTPSASAINSSQAVTNTTSTVQNVTPSASAINSSQAVTNTTSTVQNVTPSASAINSSQAVTNTTSTVQNVTAPASAINSSQAVTNTTSTVQNVTPSASAINSSQAVTNTTSTVQNVTPTTSAINSSEAVINTASAPQHVTPSFSGFNATLASNSVANVINSARAPTSSVSADNVTPHLTTAVPNMTPSASSINSVQTTITLAAARYSSQVPTSSISLFKPNIAPAPFLLSFRLVDITFDLQFINTSSSKYKNFVAFIQRQLITHLAPFVTAANVIFIRYGSVEVSVALTIRDGDAPRLERELQNRNRSGLLGNYTWTASFWGTQDLSCLPPEVHLQNLPSLNNKRPAVAILRSNDFIVQGNVLKTSCNSSNTLLFKWFLTSYSVNKAGETKIKETTLLDVTGTQWNLPKLVLDYGTYYVDFRAAFTSNPKMFGSTLGFFTIEKSPLRAKISGGNTVTKGKGKTITLNGSLSQDPDVEPGNITSMNFTWLCKKRNESFPNLSFPIRVVSLTRGPGQGGGGGGGCFGTGVGRLSSNRAVVNLSTIAMNVGEFYDIKLIVQKDTRYGDYVQEIKIVNGTPPEVSIRCIINCGQTTTNARISLTTTCLGDACKSAKYQWLLASLHPPDNKEMAITLTRNMTETELNLPGIIIKKDALAGNVAYRLKVSVTQAHGPAGVSSYQFRMNAPPEGGQCTVKPLNGSALTTLFNIQCSGWKDSEKPLTYQFQYKTAGGLYTVVSYGSEDHVETVLPQGQKDNFTFEFSVTIKDKLFAETTVQLPIFHVGPPPLGESFSYNALGNSSRFIKLLQIGDVMGATHLANAVLQTAQQSETIPQTEEIEIKSFIVEEVSNVEVGNLQALTQVTSVIARATLEPDQVTVDTQAIALQSLSSLTSLFRNKTREDYASESTLVEEGGENLLLSLGNVLNSAAQKASVIGGEIFPKDVRNKSEGVSAATEKLIDEVGTTLLLRMVVDQEPNKVKTSSLDMVLNRLSPRSLKTNREYVEDDVGFKVPFEAITGEKAKDTQFVDFLMTLSAFNPFTWDATSASVKSHVLSLVLKDQDGKLLKVENSEKEVELKIKRDPRPEPKAAKESFFAKPSKNEKMQYHKIDLPHATGNALRLRVKPTGSNVFRVFVRHGQRPTVTEYDAERKVPDGRCSLSSLRNCDDAAYDFLLVDSILGKPGSYYIGILYDNSEQERMRKRKRRSCFGKRRQKRSCVEVKEPPKPENITLIPVYDPKTDVNYSMNVEEEECLFWNRTAEKWQSNGCKVGSNSTTTSLQCLCNHLTSFGGGILVMPNKLDFDMVFNELTRIHETGNVAVLCTIIAALLLYFLVCVFARRADKKDRAKTGPPLNLNSTLEEGFQYQLTIVTGVWMNSGTDANVTIVIHGSDTESQPIILNRDMMESRKILARGNEDQFVIHLPAALGEVQYVRLWHDNSGKTPSWFLSYLTIKDLQTESTVTFPCNTWFALEKGDGKIERLLSPISYEETQTFMYSLNSRGSQSFSEGHMWLSVVTKPPKSKFTRVQRTICCLCLLMSAMLVNALFYKTDQDADPTIHIGPLKFSWRQVVVGLQSALIVTPVNLLIVAIFKNTAKKRYKKFMPSALKAKRVSVKSRVPVVSCWGSATEIKCDTEGKECCSPQGKTSVWTRTIQRAKLMTKDFLFPYYFLYIAWFLSFLTVASSATLTFFFSLQWGKDISNEWLSSVLVSFTEDLFVLQPIKIVLMMSITAYFFGFKSESKKVDLSIHSEHASYVNTTGDASQSMKMQPLHEEEIEQARRYRVKEAKMFSFGRELFLYLFFLTLLTIVCYGNRSYHGYLITNDLHDTYVNFSLAKDPRSYWKWLRGQFVNGIYANEWYNGKIATKQDYINNKKSILLGMPRLRQIRIKTDACNIPEVARASIQHCYDYYSIDEEEKNPHNLPGWEPFRGSSNWANFSNLCPAPWNYVPQEKLHGSPSWGFFDIYSGGGYVADLGYNKTTASPLIANLQKYGWIDRQTRAVVLEFVVYNGNTGYLSISSFYYEILPIGCGHPFAIIDTFPLTSTQTGFYDFFLICQLLFIILVILFVFREAYAIYQLRCTYFRDPWNFVELFQIMFSFLVVIFYVVKSKAVLNSTIKVKDNPFVSVSFRDAVLWNDAENVMLAITVFITTVKILRMIRFNQHIRILMSSFRESGGLLLSYSIIFIIIFLAYAQLGMLILGSHMREYSSFSNALVTEFLMCLGSKMSLQDLTRVNRVLGPLFGFSFLLLNAFIFVNFFVAILNDTHAFVKQNIDKHSEEYEMGDFILDRLQEFLGFRKNPLCDSLGETEDDKQESEMKGMSKTAFSSVAFQSHQLRRRARKIQLRNVAKSKENTTKKEKRHKNRLKEERGDSGDFNQAATEEERHHSKSNDTEMASLIPLNETTVLSRLGTLTSKVARDNVSEDIEMLSLIRLTRYMEDLEKEKEEATDVGDAMSEKEAQLDDIEVVSYVTTPNPSPSACPNTCDDISSHSVSSEELNEETTQLLRQLNDGRRLPEHLTGKRVQQNLRAALTKQSITKRLRWRH, encoded by the exons ATGTCGTCCTCTCGTAGGAGACCAATATCAACACTGGCACATGTCTTTATCACCATTTTCCTAATGAAAGACACTCAGCAATCCTCCGTTGTAAAAACTGCAACGTCTGCAATACTGGATATTACAGCCTCGGTGTCTGCACTAAGTTCCACTAAAGTTCCCATCAACACAACTTCTAATGTTCAAAACGTAACACCTTCAGTTGCTGAAGCCAATTCAAGCCAAGCTGTCATCAACACAACTTCGGCTCCTCAACATGTAACACCTTCATTTTCTGGATTTAATGCAACGCTGGCCTCCAACAGCGTAGCTAATGTGATAAACTCAATGCGAGCTCCGACTTCTTCAGTTTCTGCAGACAACGTTACTCATCATCTAACCACAGCAGTTCCAAATATGACACCTTCGGCATCTCCAATATATTCAGTCCAGACTACCATCACTTTAGCTGCAGCAAGGTACTCTTCCCAAGTTCCGATAACTTCAATATCTTTATTCAAATCATCTCAAGTCACATTGACCTCCTTTGCTTCAAGCAGTTACAGTCAATTATTTAGGAGCACCTCAAGCCATCTTCTACAGGCTTCAGCTTCTCAAAACACGTCTGCTCATGCCGCAACTTCATTGACTTCAAAACAATCAGATCAGAGCTCGATGACTTACATCCATCCAGCTTCAACAGGTACAACCGCCGCCCTACACTACACAATTTTTGAGTCAACATCGTTTTCAGCTGCACCGCAAATCTCTCCTCTAACTTCAGCAGTTCAAAATGTAACAGCTTCAGcttctgcaatcaattcaaGCCAGGCTGTCACCAACACAACTTCAACTGTTCAAAATGAAACACCTTCAGcttctgcaatcaattcaaGCCAGGCTGTCACCAACACAACTTCAACTGTTCAAAATGTAACACCTTCAGcttctgcaatcaattcaaGCCAGGCTGTCACCAACACAACTTCAACTGTTCAAAATGTAACACCTTCAGcttctgcaatcaattcaaGCCAGGCTGTCACCAACACAACTTCAACTGTTCAAAATGTAACAGCTCCAGcttctgcaatcaattcaaGTCAGGCTGTCACCAACACAACTTCAACTGTTCAAAATGTAACACCTTCAGcttctgcaatcaattcaaGCCAGGCTGTCACCAACACGACTTCAACTGTTCAAAATGTAACACCTTCAGcttctgcaatcaattcaaGTCAGGCTGTCACCAACACAACTTCAACTGTTCAAAATGTAACACCTTCAGcttctgcaatcaattcaaGCCAGGCTGTCACCAACACAACTTCAACTGTTCAAAATGTAACACCTTCAGcttctgcaatcaattcaaGCCAGGCTGTCACCAACACAACTTCAACTGTTCAAAATGTAACACCTTCAGcttctgcaatcaattcaaGCCAGGCTGTCACCAACACAACTTCAACTGTTCAAAATGTAACACCTTCAGcttctgcaatcaattcaaGCCAGGCTGTCACCAACACAACTTCAACTGTTCAAAATGTAACACCTTCAGcttctgcaatcaattcaaGCCAGGCTGTCACCAACACAACTTCAACTGTTCAAAATGTAACAGCTCCAGcttctgcaatcaattcaaGTCAGGCTGTCACCAACACAACTTCAACTGTTCAAAATGTAACACCTTCAGcttctgcaatcaattcaaGCCAGGCTGTCACCAACACGACTTCAACTGTTCAAAATGTAACACCTTCAGcttctgcaatcaattcaaGTCAGGCTGTCACCAACACAACTTCAACTTTTCACTATGTAACACCCACAGGttctgcaatcaattcaaCCCGGGCTGTCATCAACAACACTTCACCTTTCCACTATGTAACACCTTCACcttctgcaatcaattcaaGCCAGGCTGTCACCAACACAACTTCAACTGTTCAAAATGTAACACCTTCAGcttctgcaatcaattcaaGCCAGGCTGTCACCAACACAACTTCAACTGTTCAAAATGTAACACCTTCAGcttctgcaatcaattcaaGCCAGGCTGTCACCAACACAACTTCAACTGTTCAAAATGTAACACCTTCAGcttctgcaatcaattcaaGCCAGGCTGTCACCAACACAACTTCAACTGTTCAAAATGTAACACCTTCAGcttctgcaatcaattcaaGCCAGGCTGTCACCAACACGACTTCAACTGTTCAAAATGTAACACCTTCAGcttctgcaatcaattcaaGCCAGGCTGTCACCAACACAACTTCAACTGTTCAAAATGTAACACCTTCAGcttctgcaatcaattcaaGCCAGGCTGTCACCAACACAACTTCAACTGTTCAAAATGTAACAGCTCCAGcttctgcaatcaattcaaGTCAGGCTGTCACCAACACAACTTCAACTGTTCAAAATGTAACACCTTCAGcttctgcaatcaattcaaGCCAGGCTGTCACCAACACGACTTCAACTGTTCAAAACGTAACACCTACAACTTCTGCAATTAATTCAAGCGAGGCTGTCATCAACACAGCTTCGGCTCCTCAACATGTAACACCTTCATTTTCTGGATTTAATGCAACGCTGGCCTCCAACAGCGTAGCTAATGTGATAAACTCAGCGCGAGCTCCGACTTCTTCAGTTTCTGCAGACAACGTTACTCCTCATCTAACCACAGCAGTTCCAAATATGACACCTTCGGCATCTTCAATCAATTCAGTCCAGACTACCATAACCTTAGCTGCAGCAAGGTACTCTTCCCAAGTTCCGACATCTTCAATATCCTTATTCAAACCGAATATCGCTCCAG cGCCATTCCTACTCAGCTTTCGATTGGTAGATATCACATTTGATCTCCAGTTTATCAATACTTCCTCTTCAAAATACAAGAATTTTGTAGCGTTTATTCAACGTCAG cttaTCACCCATCTTGCACCGTTTGTCACAGCGGCGAATGTGATTTTCATAAG ATATGGAAGTGTAGAGGTCTCGGTGGCTTTGACGATAAGAGATGGGGACGCACCACGACTTGAACGAGAGCTGCAAAATCGTAACAGATCTGGATTACTTGGAAACTACACTTGGACTGCAAGCTTCTGGGGTACCCAAG aTTTGTCTTGTTTACCACCCGAAGTCCATCTCCAAAATTTGCCAAgtttaaacaacaaaagaCCAGCTGTTGCAATCCTTCGATCCAACGATTTTATCGTTCAAGGAAACGTATTGAAAACAAGTTGTAATTCGTCCAACACTCTTCTGTTTAAGTGGTTTTTAACCAGCTATAGTGTAAATAAAGCCGGTGAAACCAAAATTAAAGAGACTACACTTCTGGATGTAACAGGCACCCAATGGAATTTACCAAAACTTGTACTCGACTACGGTACATACTATGTAGACTTCAGGGCAGCATTTACAAGTAATCCGAAAATGTTTGGAAGTACTCTAGGATTTTTCACAATAGAGAAATCGCCACTAAGAGCGAAGATTTCCGGGGGAAATACAGTGACAAAAGGTAAAGGCAAAACTATTACTCTCAATGGATCGCTTTCTCAAGATCCTGACGTCGAGCCCGGAAACATTACTTCAATGAATTTTACGTGGTTGTGCAAGAAGCGAAACGAGTCTTTCCCAAATTTGTCCTTTCCAATTCGGGTCGTTAGCCTCACCCGGGGTCCAGGACAAggcggcggcggcggcggcggcTGCTTCGGAACTGGCGTTGGACGACTAAGCTCGAATAGAGCTGTCGTGAACTTGTCAACAATTGCTATGAATGTGGGTGAATTCTATGACATCAAACTTATAGTGCAGAAAGATACCCGATATGGTGACTACGTACAAGAAATAAAGATTGTCAACGGAACTCCTCCCGAAGTTTCAATAAG GTGCATCATCAACTGTGGGCAAACTACAACTAATGCGCGAATCAGTCTAACAACCACGTGTCTTGGGGATGCGTGCAAGAGCGCAAAGTATCAATGGCTGTTGGCGTCCCTTCATCCACCTGACAACAAGGAAATGGCAATAACTCTGACACGAAACATGACTGAAACTGAGCTCAATCTTCCTGGTATTATAATTAAGAAGGATGCACTGGCAGGAAATGTCGCGTACCGGCTGAAAGTCAGTGTCACCCAAGCTCACGGTCCCGCGGGAGTTTCATCTTACCAGTTTCGAATGAACGCCCCACCCGAGGGTGGGCAATGCACCGTAAAGCCTCTTAATGGCAGCGCACTGACAACCCTTTTCAACATTCAATGCAGTGGTTGGAAG gATAGCGAAAAACCGCTAACATATCAGTTTCAATACAAAACTGCCGGCGGCTTGTACACTGTTGTATCCTATGGGTCTGAAGATCACGTCGAAACAGTTCTTCCTCAAGGCCAGAAGGATAACTTTACATTTGAATTCAGCGTTACAATAAAGGATAAATTGTTTGCAGAAACTACAGTGCAGCTGCCTATTTTCCAC GTTGGACCCCCGCCTCTAGGTGAAAGCTTCAGTTACAATGCCTTAGGCAACAGCAGTCGATTTATCAAGCTTCTCCAAATAGGAGACGTCATGGGGGCCACACACCTCGCAAATGCCGTGCTACAAACTGCTCAACAGTCAGAAACAATCCCACAAACAGAAGAAATAGAG ATCAAATCATTTATTGTTGAAGAGGTGTCCAATGTTGAGGTGGGTAATTTGCAGGCTTTGACTCAAGTGACATCAGTGATTGCACGAGCGACACTGGAACCCGACCAAGTGACGGTGGATACACAG GCCATTGCTTTACAAAGTCTTTCATCGTTGACGTCTCTGTTCCGAAACAAGACCAGAGAGGATTACGCTTCTGAGTCAACTTTGGTTGAAGAAGGTGGAGAAAATCTGTTATTGAGCCTTGGAAATGTCCTTAATTCTGCGGCACAGAAGGCCAGTGTCATAGGAGGAGAAATTTTTCCAAAGGATGTACGAAATAAG AGCGAGGGAGTGTCTGCAGCTACCGAAAAGCTTATCGATGAGGTAGGGACCACTCTTTTGTTACGAATGGTCGTAGATCAAGAACCAAACAAGGTCAAAACGTCATCATTGGATATGGTACTGAACAGACTGAGCCCACGGTCGCTCAAGACCAACCGGGAGTACGTTGAAGATGACGTAGGATTCAAAGTCCCGTTTGAGGCCATCACTGGGGAGAAGGCCAAAGACACTCAATTTGTGGACTTCTTG ATGACGTTGAGTGCTTTCAATCCATTTACTTGGGACGCCACCTCAGCTTCTGTCAAATCTCACGTTTTGAGCCTGGTGCTCAAAGATCAAGATGGGAAACTTTTAAAGGTCGAGAACAGCGAAAAGGAGGTGGAGCTTAAGATAAAAAGAGACCCGAGACCAGAGCCAAAAGCCGCGAAAGAATCATTCTTTGCTAAACCCAGCAAGAACGAAAAAATGCAATATCATAAGATTGATTTACCGCACGCTACAGGAAATGCTTTGAGACTCAGG GTTAAACCAACAGGATCCAATGTATTCAGAGTATTTGTGCGTCATGGTCAGCGACCAACAGTCACAGAGTATGACGCGGAGAGGAAAGTCCCGGATGGACGGTGCTCCTTGAGTTCTCTGAGAAACTGCGACGATGCAGCATATGACTTCCTATTGGTTGATTCAATCCTAGGAAAACCGGGCTCTTACTACATTGGAATACTGTATGACAACAGTGAACAGGAAAGAATGCGCAAACGCAAACGACGGTCCTGCTTTGGAAAGCGTCGACAGAAAAGGTCATGTGTAGAAGTTAAGGAGCCTCCGAAGCCAGAGAACATCACGTTGATACCAGTTTATGACCCCAAGACAGACGTAAATTACTCGATGAACgtcgaagaagaagaatgttTGTTTTGGAACAGGACGGCGGAGAAGTGGCAGTCAAATGGTTGTAAG GTCGGCTCAAATTCCACTACCACTTCCCTGCAATGCTTATGCAACCACCTGACCTCATTTGGCGGAGGAATCCTGGTGATGCCTAATAAGCTTGACTTCGATATGGTCTTCAATGAACTCACGAGAATTCACGAGACCGGAAATGTTGCTGTTCTCTGCACGATTATTGCAGCACTGTTGCTCTATTTTCTGGTTTGTGTATTTGCAAGAAGAGCTGATAAAAAGGATCGGGCCAAG ACTGGTCCCCCTTTGAATCTCAACTCAACTCTTGAAGAAGGCTTTCAGTACCAACTAACCATTGTCACTGGAGTGTGGATGAATTCTGGCACTGATGCTAACGTCACCATCGTGATTCATGGAAGTGACACAGAAAGCCAACCCATAATACTAAACAGGGACATGATGGAGTCAAGAAAAATCCTGGCACGAGGAAACGAAGATCAGTTTGTCATTCATTTGCCAGCAGCTTTGGGTGAAGTGCAATATGTTCGTCTTTGGCACGACAATTCAGGTAAAACCCCTTCGTGGTTTTTGAGCTACTTGACAATAAAAGACCTCCAGACTGAGAGCACTGTAACTTTTCCCTGCAATACGTGGTTCGCCTTAGAGAAAGGAGATGGAAAGATCGAGAGACTGCTAAGTCCGATCTCGTACGAGGAGACGCAAACTTTCATGTATTCGCTCAACTCGCGAGGATCTCAGAGCTTCTCTGAAGGACACATGTGGCTATCTGTGGTCACCAAGCCCCCAAAGAGTAAATTCACACGTGTTCAAAGAACCATTTGTTGTTTGTGCCTGCTaatgtccgccatgttggtcAATGCGTTGTTTTACAAGACTGACCAAGATGCTGATCCCACGATACATATCGGTcctttaaaattcagctggaGACAAGTTGTGGTGGGATTACAGAGTGCCTTGATTGTAACTCCCGTAAACTTACTGATCgtagccattttcaaaaacactgcTAAAAAACGTTACAAAAAATTCATGCCATCTGCTTTGAAAGCCAAGCGTGTATCAGTGAAAAGTAGAGTTCCTGTGGTTTCATGTTGGGGCAGTGCGACGGAAATAAAATGCGATACCGAAGGAAAGGAATGTTGTTCACCGCAAGGCAAGACATCAGTTTGGACGAGAACCATACAGAGAGCAAAATTGATGACTAAAGACTTTCTTTTCCCTTATTATTTCCTGTACATTGCTTGGTTTCTGAGCTTTCTTACCGTGGCTTCATCTGCAACGCTTACGTTTTTCTTCAGCTTACAATGGGGGAAGGATATTTCCAATGAGTGGCTTTCTTCAGTGCTGGTATCTTTCACAGAGGACTTGTTTGTTTTACAGCCGATTAAAATAGTTCTCATgatgtcaatcacggcataTTTCTTTGGTTTTAAATCAGAATCGAAAAAGGTAGATCTTTCGATCCACTCTGAACACGCGTCGTACGTAAATACCACAGGAGATGCTTCGCAAAGCATGAAAATGCAGCCTCTTCACGAAGAAGAGATTGAACAAGCAAGGCGGTACCGTGTAAAGGAAgctaaaatgttttcattcgGCAGAGAATTGTTTCTTTACCTGttttttctaactttattgaCGATTGTGTGTTATGGCAACCGAAGCTATCATGGATATCTGATCACAAACGATTTGCACGACACGTATGTTAACTTTTCTTTG GCTAAGGACCCTAGGTCTTACTGGAAATGGCTTCGAGGGCAATTTGTGAACGGTATTTACGCCAACGAGTGGTATAACGGCAAGATAGCCACGAAACAAGACTACATCAACAACAAGAAGTCCATTCTTCTTGGAATGCCCCGACTCAGGCAAATAAGGATCAAAACAG ACGCTTGCAATATTCCAGAGGTGGCCCGAGCTTCAATCCAACATTGCTACGACTACTATAGCATCGACGAGGAGGAAAAAAACCCGCACAACTTACCAGGCTGGGAGCCTTTCAGGGGCTCCTCGAATTGGGCTAATTTCTCCAACCTTTGTCCGGCCCCATGGAATTACGTGCCTCAGGAAAAGCTGCACGGTTCACCAAGTTGGGGATTCTTCGACATTTACAGCGGAGGGGGCTACGTGGCAGATTTGGGCTACAACAAAACCACAGCTTCCCCATTGATTGCTAATTTACAAAAATACGGCTGGATCGATCGCCAAACCCGCGCTGTAGTGCTGGAGTTTGTCGTCTACAACGGAAATACTGGATACTTAAgtatttctagtttctacTACGAGATTCTTCCAATTGGCTGTGGCCATCCTTTTGCCATAATCGACACGTTTCCGCTAACAAGTACACAAACAGGGTTTTACGATTTTTTCTTGATCTGCCAACTGCTGTTCATTATTCTggttattttgtttgtgttccGAGAAGCATACGCCATCTACCAACTGAGATGCACCTATTTTAGAGACCCGTGGAACTTTGTGGAACTCTTTCAgatcatgttttctttcttggtgGTTATTTTCTACGTCGTTAAGTCAAAAGCCGTTCTCAATAGCACAATAAAAGTCAAAGACAACCCCTTCGTTTCAGTGAGCTTCAGAGACGCTGTTCTATGGAACGACGCGGAAAATGTGATGCTAGCAATAACCGTTTTCATAACGACCGTGAAGATTCTTCGCATGATTCGCTTTAACCAACACATCAGAATTCTGATGTCATCTTTTCGTGAGTCTGGGGGATTGCTTCTATCGTACTctatcatcttcatcatcattttcttaGCTTATGCTCAACTTGGAATGCTTATACTTGGGAGCCACATGCGCGAATATTCTTCGTTTTCAAATGCTCTGGTTACAGAATTCTTGATGTGCCTTGGAAGCAAAATGAGTCTGCAAGACCTGACGCGAGTTAACAGAGTCTTGGGTCCTCTGTTCGGGTTCTCGTTTCTTCTGCTCAATGCTTTTATCTTTGTCAACTTTTTCGTTGCGATATTGAATGACACACACGCATTCGTCAAGCAAAATATAGACAAACACTCAGAGGAATATGAAATGGGGGATTTTATTTTAGACAGACTTCAGGAATTTTTGGGATTTCGCAAAAATCCTCTCTGCGACAGCTTAGGTGAAACGGAAGACGACAAGCAAGAATCAGAAATGAAGGGGATGTCCAAAACTGCTTTCTCGTCTGTTGCTTTTCAATCACATCAACTACGTCGCAGGGCAAGAAAAATACAGTTGAGAAACGTCGCGAAGTCGAAGGAAAATACAACGAAGAAAGAGAAACGACATAAAAATAGGTTAAAAGAGGAAAGAGGTGATAGCGGTGACTTTAACCAAGCAGCGACCGAAGAAGAGAGGCACCACTCTAAATCAAATGATACAGAAATGGCATCATTAATTCCCTTAAACGAAACAACTGTTCTTTCGAGACTTGGTACGTTGACGAGTAAAGTTGCTAGAGATAACGTCAGCGAAGATATCGAAATGCTGTCATTAATAAGACTTACACGTTATATGGAGGActtagagaaagaaaaagaggaagcaACAGATGTAGGGGATGCAATGTCCGAAAAAGAAGCCCAACTGGATGATATAGAAGTCGTTTCCTATGTGACCACGCCCAACCCATCACCTTCTGCGTGCCCAAACACATGCGATGATATTTCCAGTCACAGTGTATCCAGTGAGGAATTAAACGAAGAAACAACGCAGTTGCTTAGGCAACTGAACGATGGCCGTCGGTTACCGGAACACCTTACTGGAAAACGAGTGCAACAGAATCTGCGCGCTGCATTAACAAAGCAAAGCATCACTAAGCGTCTACGATGGCGACATTAG